In Roseisolibacter agri, the following proteins share a genomic window:
- a CDS encoding 50S ribosome-binding protein YggL, which translates to MSAPCPEYGFTFACRLAPGLDADAVRALRDAFVGVLESRGLAAAGGGDATWHHVISRDGGQAIDADREALEAWADARAEIVEATVGPLQDLTDVESRNAIG; encoded by the coding sequence TCACCTTCGCGTGCCGGCTCGCGCCGGGGCTCGACGCCGATGCAGTGCGCGCGCTGCGCGACGCGTTCGTCGGCGTGCTGGAATCGCGCGGGCTCGCGGCCGCGGGCGGTGGCGATGCGACGTGGCACCACGTCATCTCGCGCGACGGCGGGCAGGCGATCGACGCCGACCGCGAGGCGCTGGAGGCGTGGGCGGACGCGCGCGCCGAGATCGTCGAGGCGACGGTCGGCCCGCTGCAGGACCTCACCGACGTGGAGAGTCGGAATGCCATCGGTTGA